The genomic interval GAGCCCCGGCTCTGCACCGCCCGCGCCAGGATGAAGCCGAGCGGCAAGATGGGCAAGACCTGCATGGGCAGGACGTGGACAACGGCGAAAAGAAACGACGTTACCAGGGCCGCAAAGAGCGCGGTGCGGACCAGGCCGTAGGCGCGCAGGGCCAGGCCGCGAAAGACCAGCTCCTCGTAGAGCGGCACCAGGACCGCCACGCCCAGAAAGGTCAGCGCCAGGTCGAGAGGCGAGGCGGTGCCGAGCAGCGCCTCGTATTGCGGCGCGGCCTCGAGCAGTTCCGGTGCCACGCCGCCGATGAAGAGGATCACCCCGCGGCTGGCGAAAAAGGCCAGCAGCGTGGTGCCCAAAACGACGCCGAACTGGGGCGGCGCGCGCAGCCAGGGATCGCGCAGGAGCCGCGCCATGGGCTCCTTGAAGAGTACGAAGAGCAGGGCGAGCGTCAGAGCGCCTGTGAGGGTGACGGCGAGCCCGCCGCTCAAGAGGGCCGAGAAGG from Deinococcota bacterium carries:
- a CDS encoding CPBP family intramembrane metalloprotease; translation: MIPDPYPTPAEATTPRPVPGIRPLDANRAMLFVLLTPSLLLTAFSALLSGGLAVTLTGALTLALLFVLFKEPMARLLRDPWLRAPPQFGVVLGTTLLAFFASRGVILFIGGVAPELLEAAPQYEALLGTASPLDLALTFLGVAVLVPLYEELVFRGLALRAYGLVRTALFAALVTSFLFAVVHVLPMQVLPILPLGFILARAVQSRGSFWTAFLVHSFNNALAVGLLIYVLSQGLDLEALAGAQDEVTVGMGLVGLAVAALCLFIAVRWLRVPKTAPPAPGPILSGSLALVLLFSLVPLVGLLFGLGTWPAF